The Anopheles maculipalpis chromosome 3RL, idAnoMacuDA_375_x, whole genome shotgun sequence genomic sequence TCATTCTATCAGCATATGAATGCATCGTTTTTTGGAGAATAATCAAACTGATTTGCGTTTGTGATACCGGTGGAAGAATGATTTtgctgctaaaaaaaaaagagagacaataataatacaaaagcGGAAACCACCACCAGAAAGTTCCAGTGGGATTTGCCATTCGTCGTGCCAGCTATAAATAATGGCCTCTTAGCCACGTTCTTAACAAGGATTACTTGGATACGCTTCCAGTGAAAAGCTTACGGCTAGTGGAATGTTTGTATTTGCTACACGATCTCACGCTGTCCACCACCACTGCATAGATGCCATAGATACAGGAGCTTGTGCTGCAAGTGTAGGctctttaaaatgtttgttttgttgaacagCACACGATTCCATGTGAGAGTTGTAATAACGATACAATATTACAAGGTTAACGACAGAATGCATCCGAACCAAGTCGAGCACCTGCCAGACAAGATGCAGACGAATGATCTCTACTTCTCCCAAAAACCGGAACAATCTTTACACCCCCAGCTTATCATTGCATCTGCTCAGTGGGTCGTTTGTAACGGTTTACACACGGCTATACAGCGGGATGCAACATGCTGTTTTGTTATCAGCATCATATGTTACTGCCGTAAGCGCGGGATGCGATTGATGATCAATCCGGATTAGAGATTAGTTAAACGGTTCGCTGAACCTTTTACCGGTTCGAGATCATGATCAGCCAAATGACGTGCTGCTTTGTTGTGTTGATCTATGGCCGATTGTGCTTATCGTAGCCTATGTGACATTGGCCAGGTTTCGAACTTATTCGAAATGTTTAGGAAATTGTTTCAGATCTCCCTTCATAGGCACTGCTAAAGCTAGAGAGGTGTTTTGGCATGCCATTTTTGGTTGTacttaaaagaaaattagtCTTCAATGTTAAGAAGGATTCTTCTATTCAAATTCTTATGCAAAGAAAGCCATAATCCTTGGTAAGACTTACCTTTTTTATCGGCAAATTTGAATCGAAGCCCAACGAGGCCAATTGATGAGAAACATCTTTTAGAGCACCGTCTGATTTTTAAGGGTTAAATGCTACATGAGCCTTGGACCATGTTTAGGACGCTAGTATATAACTTCAGAATTGAGAAATGAAAACGTTTTATATTCCGTAAGTCTCATGAGCCGTGGCGAATGCTTGTTCGGCTAATGAGTATCCTAAGGAAACCTAGCATGGTTCAAAATCCTTGCTCTGTGAACGATTAGAACATACCAAATGTTCTTAATCTGTCAAACGTGTTAGCATTAACTATTAAATATCGATCGCTTTATGCACGTAATGTCTGGTTGTGTCATGAAAATGACACAGGACAAACTAGCCCGTAAATAAAACCAGGCAATTAATGAATGGCTCCTATCTCTCCATTGAAATCCTGACCGATTGTAGGACTTCTACAACAGCCTTAGATCGAAAGACGAAGGTGACGATTAATAAGAACGTAACAACCCTTAATTAATCCTTTATCCGAGACAGCAGATTCGATACCTGTTTTTACCATTTGTAAGCCTAGTTCAGTTAAAGCTAGATTCATCCGGAATTCAATCCGCATTCATTTGACAATTCTACTACCATAAACAGTAACACCGCACCACCTTCAAACCAAAACTTCCATACAGCTGAAAATGGATTTTTCGGCTTCGTCAACAACAATCCACAGACAGATACTTTGATTTTTGTAGAGAAACTGACTCCAATCCCAGATGCCAGCTGCTGTGTATTATTACATTCTCAACATCCCACGTTTGAAGTTGAATATCGGCAGACCATCCTAAGTTCGCAGTGTTGTTCCCAATCGTACTCCGCTCTCATTCCGGTCCGTCCGTCTCTTCTCCGCGCGACATCACTTCCGATTCGCTCCTTTCGTTTCCTGCTTAGGCGACCAGAGCGGAAGCAGTGCTCGATTCGTACTTCCAGTTCGGTGGCAGTACTGCCTTGATCTTGTAGTACCGGGCCAAACGGTGGATGCGGGActcgatcagaatcagtcggAACTTGCTGTCGATGTCCTTACGGTTGCGCTCCAAATGCTTGCGGATCGAGACGGCCTTCTTGATCAGGAAGTACAGATCCTCCGGAATGTCGGGCTTCAGGCCAACGGCTTTCATGATACGCAGAacctacaacaacaaacccgCCCATTCGCGCTCGG encodes the following:
- the LOC126563212 gene encoding 40S ribosomal protein S13 — encoded protein: MGRMHAPGKGISKSALPYRRSVPSWLKLNAEDVKEQIKKLGKKGMTPSQIGIILRDSHGVAQVRFVNGNKVLRIMKAVGLKPDIPEDLYFLIKKAVSIRKHLERNRKDIDSKFRLILIESRIHRLARYYKIKAVLPPNWKYESSTASALVA